The following coding sequences lie in one Prochlorococcus marinus XMU1419 genomic window:
- a CDS encoding Nif11 family protein: MSDKDLSNFLKKIEQLNQIAELIKNNPSKKLSLSKCKNHDEVIKLTTEWGFDIGKRWGEY; this comes from the coding sequence ATGTCAGATAAAGATCTAAGTAATTTTCTAAAAAAAATAGAGCAACTTAATCAAATTGCTGAGTTAATAAAAAATAATCCTAGTAAAAAATTATCCCTTTCAAAATGCAAGAATCATGATGAAGTAATTAAATTAACCACTGAATGGGGTTTTGATATTGGTAAAAGGTGGGGAGAATATTAA
- a CDS encoding PAP/fibrillin family protein — MKEIGEIKSNIYKIAAVTDRGQRLNKLISPMYEEKANEMDELIDALKDISFEISEKLLSGEWELIFSNVELFRSSPFFLAIEKALNDEFKSNLFFKLHQLQVGSFGISTIGRIAQNIDFEKKEFISTFDTTIFGLTTIPILGWFKLLPTFGGRVITLASDLVLRNNLLNMNLQQTKVSKVDGLNKIPLFSELLMDRWYPVKEVWNKLPWNKESPNCQVKIVYLDDEMRIMQDMYGSIFIYIRPSISLLNSNTIAND; from the coding sequence ATGAAAGAAATTGGAGAGATAAAGTCAAATATATATAAAATAGCTGCTGTTACAGATAGAGGGCAAAGATTAAATAAATTAATTTCTCCTATGTATGAGGAAAAAGCTAATGAAATGGATGAATTGATTGATGCTCTTAAAGACATTAGTTTTGAAATATCAGAAAAATTATTGTCTGGAGAGTGGGAATTAATTTTTTCTAATGTTGAATTATTTCGAAGTTCTCCTTTCTTCCTTGCTATTGAAAAGGCATTAAATGATGAATTTAAAAGTAATCTTTTTTTTAAATTACATCAATTGCAAGTAGGATCCTTTGGCATATCAACTATTGGGAGAATTGCTCAAAATATTGATTTTGAAAAAAAAGAATTTATATCTACTTTTGACACTACAATATTTGGGCTCACAACTATTCCTATATTAGGTTGGTTCAAACTATTGCCTACTTTTGGTGGAAGAGTAATAACCCTAGCAAGTGATTTAGTTTTAAGAAATAACTTACTTAATATGAACTTACAACAGACAAAAGTTTCCAAAGTTGATGGACTTAATAAGATTCCATTATTTAGTGAATTACTTATGGATAGATGGTATCCAGTTAAAGAGGTATGGAATAAGTTACCCTGGAATAAAGAATCGCCAAATTGCCAGGTTAAAATTGTATATTTAGACGATGAAATGAGAATTATGCAGGATATGTATGGGTCTATTTTTATTTATATAAGGCCTTCAATTTCCTTGTTGAATTCAAATACAATCGCAAATGATTAA
- a CDS encoding OsmC family protein, whose protein sequence is MTKVKCSYLGNLNCEAIHLQSGSLIRTDAPLDHCGKGESFSPTDLLATSLGTCLLTIMAIKAKSKGFDLKDIYLNIEKVMTQNSERKIKELIIDIFIPESTSNETINFLKKASKECPVTRNLSQEIDIKISWHNK, encoded by the coding sequence ATGACTAAAGTTAAATGTTCTTATTTAGGAAATTTAAACTGTGAGGCTATTCATCTACAATCTGGAAGTCTTATTAGAACTGATGCACCTTTAGATCACTGCGGTAAAGGTGAAAGTTTTTCCCCAACTGATTTATTAGCGACCTCTCTAGGTACTTGCCTGCTAACCATTATGGCAATCAAAGCTAAATCGAAAGGATTTGATTTGAAAGATATATATTTGAATATTGAAAAAGTAATGACACAAAATAGCGAGAGGAAGATAAAAGAACTAATAATAGATATTTTTATCCCAGAGAGCACCTCTAATGAAACTATAAATTTTTTGAAAAAAGCTTCCAAAGAATGTCCAGTTACAAGAAATTTATCTCAAGAAATAGATATTAAAATTAGTTGGCATAATAAATAA
- a CDS encoding DUF1499 domain-containing protein: MQILFIAILICSSFLFPSSSFASHIELKPCVEIAHCVREEWEVNNIEKPFEEIKTFIKNTPRTEIVEIDGDYLHAEATSKWMKYVDDLEVSFLPESNILSIRSESRVGESDLGVNQKRVDLLKSKMFEDKK; encoded by the coding sequence ATGCAAATACTTTTTATAGCAATTTTAATTTGTTCAAGCTTTTTATTCCCTTCTTCATCATTTGCCTCTCATATAGAACTAAAACCTTGTGTAGAGATTGCTCATTGTGTAAGAGAAGAATGGGAGGTAAACAATATTGAGAAACCTTTTGAAGAGATTAAAACATTTATCAAAAACACTCCAAGAACTGAGATTGTAGAAATCGATGGCGATTATCTTCATGCTGAGGCAACCAGTAAATGGATGAAGTATGTAGACGACTTAGAAGTATCCTTTCTACCTGAATCAAACATCTTATCAATAAGATCAGAATCAAGAGTTGGAGAAAGTGATTTGGGAGTGAATCAAAAAAGAGTTGATTTACTAAAATCGAAAATGTTTGAAGATAAAAAGTAA
- a CDS encoding metal ABC transporter permease: MSFISSSWWLVPLIITIFSGILCPAMGTVLITHRRLLQVNLISHCVLPGLALALALGIHPSIGGVISGLLGSVIAESLTNKKSENYEAIMNTILAGMLGFGVLIIPLLGIRIDLEAVLFGDLLTANFGDLLRTIIAFLVFILLMTFGYEKVVYVGMDPEGASASGINVSLLNLALSFTTALVIVSSMSAVGVILVIALLSTPTLLGLNKAHSLRIAMMRSSFFGLCISLLGFILSIVFNLSPGPAISVICVASLLIPKLRK; the protein is encoded by the coding sequence ATGTCTTTTATTAGTAGCAGTTGGTGGCTTGTTCCTTTAATAATAACTATTTTTTCAGGAATTCTATGTCCAGCTATGGGAACTGTATTAATAACCCATAGGAGATTACTTCAAGTAAATTTAATCTCACATTGTGTTTTGCCTGGACTTGCTTTAGCCTTAGCGCTTGGAATTCATCCTTCAATTGGTGGGGTTATCAGTGGTCTTTTAGGTTCTGTAATTGCGGAAAGTTTAACTAATAAAAAGAGTGAAAACTATGAAGCAATAATGAACACAATATTAGCCGGAATGCTTGGGTTTGGAGTCCTTATAATACCTTTACTTGGAATAAGGATCGATTTGGAGGCAGTATTATTTGGCGATTTATTGACAGCAAATTTTGGAGATTTACTTAGAACAATAATTGCTTTTTTAGTATTTATACTTTTAATGACTTTTGGATATGAAAAGGTTGTTTATGTGGGAATGGATCCAGAAGGAGCATCCGCGAGTGGTATAAACGTTTCTTTATTAAATCTTGCTTTGAGTTTTACAACAGCATTAGTAATTGTTAGTTCAATGTCAGCAGTGGGAGTAATTCTTGTTATTGCTCTTCTTTCTACCCCAACTCTGTTAGGGCTAAATAAAGCTCATAGTTTAAGAATTGCAATGATGAGGTCTTCATTTTTTGGATTATGTATCTCACTTCTGGGCTTTATTCTCTCTATAGTTTTTAATCTTTCGCCTGGTCCTGCAATTAGTGTTATTTGTGTTGCATCTCTTTTGATTCCTAAACTTCGCAAATAA
- a CDS encoding Fur family transcriptional regulator — protein sequence MIKNTGQKKISETMVTKPDITKRQEQLLEELNKCEDELSGQELHRQLIESGKVMGLTTVYRNLQVLIKHGLIRSRHLPTGEVLYTPVDRDIHHLTCVQCGETSKMEGCPVKDIHTPKTNPKKFQLLFHTLEYFGLCQNCYQAQS from the coding sequence ATGATCAAAAATACGGGACAAAAAAAGATTTCGGAAACAATGGTAACTAAGCCTGACATTACCAAAAGACAAGAACAACTTCTTGAAGAACTTAATAAATGTGAAGATGAACTGAGCGGTCAAGAGTTGCATAGACAATTGATTGAAAGCGGAAAAGTTATGGGACTGACAACTGTATACAGGAATCTTCAAGTTCTTATAAAGCATGGTTTAATACGTTCTAGACATCTCCCAACAGGAGAGGTTCTTTACACTCCCGTAGATAGAGACATTCATCATTTGACATGTGTTCAATGTGGTGAGACCTCAAAAATGGAAGGGTGCCCTGTAAAAGATATTCATACACCCAAAACAAATCCAAAGAAATTTCAATTGTTGTTTCATACCCTGGAGTATTTCGGACTTTGCCAGAACTGCTATCAAGCACAAAGTTAA
- a CDS encoding ABC transporter ATP-binding protein, with protein sequence MSLLVAENLSYSYAKNVSPAISKVSIKVEPGTLTALVGPNGAGKSTLLRILQGQCIPDNGQITIDGEKLIRQRSQVALMPQRSSMNWKFPITVEKLVSLGQIKYSKSKSSSPFQIKALLANPNAWINKCCELEATLQRVGIANIAKRRLDSLSGGQQQRALLAKTLMSPAKIFLLDEPCAALDPPAKEDFLKIVRQLADAGLSLMVSSHDWGTSLNSYDQVIVLDKAVLACGSPDSIKDKLEDINISSIEDNNCCD encoded by the coding sequence ATGTCACTACTAGTAGCTGAAAATTTATCTTATTCGTATGCAAAAAATGTAAGCCCGGCTATAAGTAAAGTTTCCATAAAAGTTGAACCAGGTACATTAACTGCTCTAGTAGGACCAAACGGAGCTGGCAAATCTACTCTTTTAAGAATATTGCAGGGACAATGTATTCCTGATAATGGCCAGATAACAATTGACGGGGAGAAGTTAATTAGACAAAGATCTCAGGTGGCACTCATGCCACAAAGAAGCTCTATGAATTGGAAATTTCCAATAACTGTAGAAAAACTAGTTTCATTAGGACAAATAAAATACTCAAAATCAAAAAGTAGTAGTCCTTTTCAAATAAAAGCTCTTCTTGCCAACCCTAATGCATGGATAAATAAATGCTGTGAATTGGAGGCCACATTGCAAAGAGTCGGCATTGCAAATATTGCTAAAAGAAGGCTTGATTCTTTATCTGGTGGACAACAACAAAGAGCTCTATTAGCCAAAACATTAATGTCTCCAGCAAAAATTTTCCTTCTTGATGAACCTTGTGCAGCCTTAGATCCACCTGCAAAGGAGGATTTTCTAAAAATTGTTCGTCAACTTGCTGATGCTGGTCTTTCTTTAATGGTGAGCAGTCATGATTGGGGTACCTCGTTAAATAGTTATGATCAAGTTATTGTTTTGGATAAAGCTGTATTGGCCTGTGGAAGCCCTGATTCCATAAAAGATAAATTAGAGGATATAAATATCAGCTCTATTGAGGATAATAATTGTTGTGATTAA
- a CDS encoding metal ABC transporter substrate-binding protein: MSIFKRIFSSYISHKKVSIRNSLIASAALFSINTNGAFAESKNYVAVEPLTCDIVKSIALPSDEVICLVDRKQDVHDLKISPKQARLLKKADKVFTLGTEMTPAMRNWVKRDSTVVLGVSAIDIDDHSDHDNHDDHGHSEKKQDDHDDLDDHGHSAKKHDDHDDHDHHDHGGVDPHVWHDPHNIIKMGEVVSKSLKKNVPERKLRKAISNRFKTFDKTLEDLDKWIVKQVSTIPSSNRVIVSKHKAMDYYGNAFGFETISLLDFFGHSSSLRPQNISKVLNELKEENVKVIFKEQEPASKLVNNLSKQSSIPLSSNQIFVDGLMMEGNTINVAVHNTCTIVNELGGSCDETTGFDLASNWGSLNQ, encoded by the coding sequence ATGTCAATTTTTAAGAGAATTTTTTCAAGCTATATATCTCATAAAAAAGTATCTATCCGAAATTCACTTATCGCTAGTGCGGCATTATTCTCAATAAATACAAACGGTGCCTTTGCTGAAAGTAAAAACTATGTAGCAGTTGAGCCTCTTACCTGCGATATCGTTAAATCTATAGCACTCCCTTCCGATGAAGTTATATGTCTAGTAGATAGAAAACAAGATGTTCATGATTTAAAAATTTCTCCAAAACAGGCAAGATTATTAAAAAAGGCAGATAAAGTTTTTACTTTAGGGACAGAAATGACACCCGCAATGAGGAATTGGGTGAAGAGAGATAGCACTGTTGTTTTAGGCGTAAGCGCAATTGATATTGACGATCATAGTGACCATGATAACCACGACGATCATGGACACTCAGAAAAGAAACAAGACGACCATGATGACCTCGACGATCATGGACACTCAGCAAAGAAACATGATGACCATGATGACCACGACCATCATGATCACGGAGGCGTGGATCCACATGTCTGGCATGATCCTCATAACATCATCAAGATGGGTGAAGTCGTATCAAAAAGTCTTAAAAAAAATGTGCCTGAAAGAAAACTACGCAAAGCTATCTCTAATAGATTCAAAACTTTTGACAAAACACTAGAAGATCTTGATAAATGGATTGTTAAACAAGTATCTACTATCCCTTCTTCAAATCGTGTAATTGTCTCAAAACACAAAGCTATGGATTACTATGGCAATGCATTTGGTTTTGAAACGATAAGCTTATTAGATTTCTTTGGTCATTCATCTAGCCTGAGGCCTCAGAACATATCAAAAGTTTTAAATGAGTTAAAGGAAGAAAATGTCAAAGTCATATTTAAGGAGCAAGAGCCTGCTTCAAAATTAGTCAATAATTTAAGCAAGCAAAGTTCTATCCCACTCTCTTCTAATCAAATTTTTGTCGATGGACTGATGATGGAAGGAAACACTATCAATGTGGCAGTTCATAACACGTGCACTATCGTCAATGAGCTTGGTGGCTCATGTGATGAGACAACAGGTTTTGATTTAGCAAGTAACTGGGGATCACTTAATCAATAA
- a CDS encoding CobW family GTP-binding protein, whose protein sequence is MSIKEKVPVTILTGFLGSGKTTLLNRILSEEHGKRIAVIENEYGEVGIDQGLVINADEEVFEMSNGCICCTVRGDLIRVLGNLMKRRDKFDYVLVETTGLADPGPVAQTFFMDEEISSEFTLDGIVTLVDAAHIDQQLGRSDESSEQVAFADVLVLNKTDLVSDDALDTLESRLRDMNRMTRIIRAENAKVPIETVLNLSAFDLDQILKRRPTFLEPEYPFEWTGVYDLDAGKYELMLEEGPDPEMSLVALANQGESEEELKDGAESSVRLYAEKANSLDPGNTIPYGEHINLKLEDKGNKSFILNIEKPTKIGLFTQHTAEEFNMKVIKSDENKEIPFNTERFWQAEHEHDDEVGSIAIERFGDVDPEKLNTWMGRLLSEKGVDIFRTKGFISYSGNPRRIVFQGVHMLFTAQPDKEWGNEPRRNQLVFIGRNLNEKEMQEGFDKCLI, encoded by the coding sequence ATGAGTATTAAGGAAAAGGTTCCTGTAACCATACTTACTGGATTCTTAGGATCAGGGAAGACTACTTTGCTTAATAGAATATTGAGTGAAGAGCACGGGAAAAGAATAGCAGTAATTGAAAATGAATACGGTGAAGTGGGTATAGATCAAGGGCTCGTAATTAATGCCGATGAAGAAGTGTTTGAGATGTCAAACGGGTGCATTTGTTGTACTGTTCGCGGCGATTTAATAAGAGTCCTTGGCAACCTTATGAAAAGAAGAGATAAGTTTGACTATGTTTTAGTAGAAACGACAGGATTAGCAGATCCAGGCCCAGTTGCTCAGACATTTTTCATGGATGAAGAGATTAGTTCTGAATTCACTCTTGATGGAATTGTGACTTTAGTTGATGCTGCCCACATTGATCAACAGCTAGGCAGGAGTGATGAAAGTTCAGAACAAGTAGCATTTGCAGATGTTCTTGTCCTTAATAAAACTGATTTAGTCTCTGATGATGCACTCGATACTCTTGAATCGAGATTGAGAGATATGAACAGAATGACCCGAATTATTAGAGCCGAAAATGCCAAAGTACCAATTGAAACAGTCTTAAATCTAAGTGCATTTGATCTTGATCAGATCCTTAAACGCAGGCCAACATTCCTTGAACCAGAATATCCTTTTGAATGGACAGGTGTTTACGATCTTGATGCAGGTAAATATGAATTAATGCTAGAAGAAGGACCCGATCCAGAAATGTCCTTAGTAGCCCTCGCTAACCAAGGAGAGAGTGAAGAGGAACTTAAAGATGGTGCTGAATCCTCCGTGAGACTTTATGCAGAAAAAGCTAATAGTTTAGATCCTGGAAATACCATCCCATATGGAGAACATATAAATCTCAAATTGGAGGATAAAGGAAATAAATCCTTCATCCTGAACATAGAAAAACCAACAAAAATAGGTTTGTTTACACAGCACACTGCTGAAGAATTCAATATGAAAGTCATTAAAAGTGACGAAAATAAAGAGATTCCATTTAATACTGAAAGATTCTGGCAAGCAGAGCACGAACATGATGATGAAGTAGGCTCAATTGCTATAGAGCGTTTTGGAGATGTTGACCCAGAAAAACTAAATACTTGGATGGGAAGACTTCTATCAGAAAAAGGAGTGGATATATTCAGAACTAAAGGTTTCATAAGTTACTCAGGTAACCCAAGGAGAATAGTTTTCCAGGGAGTTCACATGTTATTTACTGCACAACCTGATAAAGAATGGGGTAACGAACCTCGTAGGAATCAACTTGTTTTTATCGGTAGAAATTTAAATGAGAAAGAGATGCAAGAAGGCTTTGATAAATGCCTGATATAG
- a CDS encoding WD40 repeat domain-containing protein gives MPDIEPFSPRGMFHEGWTAEVSDYAIACGWALKGKQFIVGDVAGGIFAFEGDTGKIIWKKENTHSGGLLAMAIHPEGEIFATSGQDGNVQICNCHEGKAIKTLNLGKGWVEHLKWSNDGLFLAIASSKKVYVFNEIGEEKWISEDHPSTVSAITWSNKNELATACYGRVTFFDIVNNKTNQKLEWQGSLVSMELSPDGDIVACGSQDNSVHFWRRSTGMDAEMTGYPGKPSHLSFDDSGKLLATSGSERITVWSFIGNGPEGTMPGELCHHTEPISSLAFSNKGMLVASGSRDGSVVASFLKNDGNGDPVGAAFAGDLVGAISWRPDDCALAAVNAKGVVNVWKFKVRTNLFSKGFK, from the coding sequence ATGCCTGATATAGAACCATTTAGCCCAAGAGGCATGTTCCATGAAGGATGGACTGCTGAAGTTAGCGATTATGCCATAGCATGTGGTTGGGCTCTTAAAGGGAAACAATTTATTGTTGGCGACGTGGCAGGTGGTATTTTTGCATTTGAAGGAGATACTGGAAAAATTATTTGGAAAAAAGAAAATACACACTCCGGTGGTCTATTAGCAATGGCCATTCATCCAGAGGGTGAGATTTTTGCAACATCAGGTCAGGATGGAAATGTTCAAATTTGTAATTGCCACGAAGGTAAAGCAATTAAAACACTTAATCTTGGTAAGGGTTGGGTAGAACACCTCAAGTGGTCTAATGACGGTTTATTTCTAGCGATAGCTTCCTCAAAAAAAGTATATGTTTTTAATGAAATTGGAGAAGAGAAATGGATCTCAGAAGACCATCCAAGCACAGTAAGTGCAATAACATGGTCAAATAAAAATGAGCTCGCAACTGCATGCTACGGCAGAGTGACATTCTTTGACATTGTTAATAATAAAACGAATCAAAAACTGGAGTGGCAAGGATCATTGGTATCAATGGAATTAAGCCCTGATGGAGATATAGTCGCCTGTGGGAGTCAAGACAATTCAGTTCATTTTTGGAGAAGATCAACAGGAATGGATGCTGAAATGACTGGATACCCTGGAAAACCAAGTCACCTTTCTTTTGATGACAGCGGAAAATTATTAGCGACTAGCGGCAGTGAAAGAATTACAGTATGGAGCTTTATAGGCAATGGTCCAGAAGGGACTATGCCAGGAGAGCTATGTCACCATACAGAACCTATTTCGAGCTTAGCCTTTTCAAATAAAGGTATGCTAGTAGCCTCAGGATCTAGGGATGGTTCTGTTGTCGCAAGTTTCCTAAAAAATGACGGCAATGGAGACCCAGTTGGGGCAGCATTCGCCGGAGATTTGGTAGGGGCAATATCATGGAGACCTGATGATTGTGCACTTGCAGCAGTCAATGCAAAAGGTGTTGTAAATGTATGGAAATTTAAAGTTCGTACCAACCTTTTTTCAAAGGGATTTAAGTAA
- a CDS encoding DNA gyrase, with the protein MVQYYCPYCNPKYQFQKQSSQGTLICGLCGEDLVKKPFIRLNQIIALVAALSLLLPLIYTFIFLIKNQINPPNKNYQANSTSMIIIKATIS; encoded by the coding sequence ATGGTTCAATATTATTGCCCATATTGCAATCCAAAATATCAATTTCAAAAACAATCCTCACAAGGTACTTTGATTTGTGGATTGTGTGGAGAGGATCTCGTAAAAAAACCATTTATTAGATTGAACCAGATAATTGCTTTAGTTGCTGCGTTATCATTACTTCTACCATTAATATATACTTTTATTTTTTTAATTAAAAATCAAATCAATCCTCCTAACAAAAATTATCAAGCAAATAGTACTTCTATGATAATTATCAAAGCAACAATTTCATAA
- a CDS encoding circularly permuted type 2 ATP-grasp protein, with protein sequence MFSSYQPKNSFDEYFKDNVNSAREILIPLLSSLDNMGLEELNRNHSAAKKLLLRHGATFRLNDTGLKGTERILPFDPLPRIISKDDWVTLEKGLKQRLEAIDLFLDDIYNSQKIINDGIIPRELIESSEGWRPQMIGFKPPLNKWCQISGLDLIRDRKGDWHVLEDNLRCPSGVAYFLENRLVMKNIFPNLFSGRIVKPIDEYPSYLLKTLQELAVWTDTPKIVLLTPGIFNSAYFEHSYLAQEMGIQLVQGHDLVCNDDYVYLKTTSGLKRVDVIYRRIDDDFLDPINFRKDSCLGVSGLLDVFKAGHVALANAPGTGIADDKMIYSFVPKMIKYYLDEEIIIKNVETYICHYEKDREYVLENLSKLVVKSVAEAGGYGMLIGPHSTTSEIEEFANKIKNNPRNFIAQPTLELSTVPSLCDGELYPCHVDLRPYILRGKDSWVSPGGLTRVALKKGSLVVNSSQGGGCKDTWVVGK encoded by the coding sequence ATGTTTTCAAGTTATCAACCTAAAAATAGTTTTGATGAATACTTTAAAGATAATGTTAACTCTGCTAGAGAAATATTGATTCCCCTTCTTTCATCTTTAGATAATATGGGACTTGAAGAATTAAACAGGAATCACTCTGCCGCAAAAAAATTATTACTAAGACATGGTGCAACTTTTAGATTGAACGATACTGGTTTAAAAGGTACTGAGAGAATATTACCTTTTGATCCACTTCCTAGAATAATCAGTAAAGATGATTGGGTAACGTTAGAAAAAGGCCTAAAACAAAGGCTTGAGGCAATTGATTTATTCCTAGATGATATTTATAATTCTCAAAAAATAATTAATGATGGAATAATTCCAAGAGAATTAATAGAAAGTTCAGAAGGTTGGAGACCACAGATGATAGGTTTCAAACCGCCACTAAATAAATGGTGTCAAATTTCAGGACTTGATTTAATAAGGGATAGAAAAGGAGATTGGCATGTTTTAGAGGATAATTTAAGGTGCCCTTCTGGGGTTGCTTATTTTTTAGAAAATAGATTAGTTATGAAAAATATTTTTCCTAATCTTTTCTCAGGAAGAATAGTAAAACCAATTGATGAGTATCCATCATATCTTTTAAAAACGCTTCAAGAGCTTGCTGTTTGGACCGACACTCCCAAGATAGTTCTACTAACTCCAGGAATTTTTAATAGTGCTTATTTTGAACATAGTTATTTAGCTCAAGAAATGGGCATCCAACTAGTTCAAGGACATGACTTGGTTTGCAATGATGATTACGTATATTTAAAAACTACCTCTGGATTAAAAAGAGTAGATGTCATTTATAGACGAATTGATGATGATTTCTTAGATCCTATTAATTTCAGAAAAGATTCCTGCCTTGGTGTTAGCGGATTACTTGATGTTTTTAAAGCAGGTCATGTTGCTTTAGCAAATGCACCTGGTACTGGAATAGCAGATGACAAAATGATTTATTCTTTTGTTCCAAAAATGATTAAATATTATCTTGATGAAGAAATAATTATTAAAAATGTAGAAACGTATATTTGTCATTATGAAAAGGATAGAGAATATGTTCTAGAAAATTTGTCAAAACTTGTTGTTAAGTCTGTCGCAGAAGCTGGGGGTTATGGAATGTTAATTGGCCCTCACTCAACAACAAGTGAGATTGAAGAATTCGCTAATAAAATTAAAAATAATCCTAGAAATTTCATAGCACAACCAACATTAGAATTATCTACTGTGCCTTCATTATGTGATGGAGAACTATATCCATGTCATGTTGATTTAAGGCCTTATATCTTAAGAGGAAAAGATTCATGGGTTAGCCCAGGCGGGCTTACGAGAGTAGCATTAAAAAAAGGTTCATTAGTAGTTAATTCTTCTCAAGGAGGAGGATGCAAAGATACATGGGTTGTAGGTAAATAA
- a CDS encoding alpha-E domain-containing protein, producing MLLSRVAESLYWINRYLERAENISRFVEVSEAMSLDCPPGSAEPWLPLIDASSDRESFDKRFPEKKPDDVINFLIRDRLNPNSIISCIQMARENARQIRDVMTTEMWEQINILYWNMQEGESIWNKPRQEQLSEIRRECQLFYGITDATLSKDLAWRFSILGRLIERADKTSRILDVKYYLLLPSLDELGGVLDELQWIALLRSAGAYQMFRKAVQNSIKPNSVARFLLLDPIFPRSVRYCLDGISNTLKTIDTSPSTENPSELECMRGLLKAKWSYIRIEDIINDGLHEAIDSLQMDLNKLNDLIQEKYFIN from the coding sequence ATGCTTTTAAGTCGTGTGGCAGAATCTCTTTATTGGATCAATCGTTATTTAGAACGTGCGGAAAACATATCTCGTTTCGTGGAAGTAAGCGAAGCAATGTCATTAGATTGTCCACCAGGAAGTGCAGAACCTTGGCTACCGTTAATCGATGCTTCTAGTGACAGAGAATCTTTTGATAAAAGATTCCCAGAGAAAAAACCTGATGACGTTATTAATTTTTTAATAAGAGATCGTTTAAATCCAAATAGCATAATTTCATGCATTCAAATGGCGAGAGAAAATGCAAGACAAATCAGAGATGTCATGACCACAGAAATGTGGGAACAGATTAATATTTTATATTGGAATATGCAAGAAGGAGAGTCAATATGGAATAAACCAAGACAAGAACAATTAAGTGAAATAAGGAGAGAATGTCAGCTTTTTTATGGAATAACAGATGCGACTCTAAGCAAAGATCTTGCCTGGAGATTTAGCATTCTTGGAAGATTAATCGAAAGAGCTGACAAAACATCAAGAATTTTAGATGTTAAATATTATTTACTCCTGCCAAGCTTGGATGAACTTGGAGGAGTTCTTGATGAGCTGCAATGGATTGCACTTTTACGTTCAGCTGGAGCTTATCAAATGTTTAGGAAAGCAGTGCAAAATTCTATAAAGCCTAATTCAGTTGCGAGATTTCTTTTACTTGATCCAATTTTCCCTAGATCAGTGAGATACTGTCTTGATGGGATAAGCAATACGCTTAAAACAATAGATACCTCTCCATCTACTGAAAATCCTTCAGAATTAGAATGCATGAGAGGTTTGCTAAAAGCAAAGTGGAGTTATATCAGAATTGAAGATATAATAAATGATGGTCTACATGAGGCAATCGATTCATTGCAAATGGATTTAAATAAATTAAATGATCTCATTCAAGAAAAGTATTTTATTAATTAA